In Pseudomonas flavescens, the sequence GGTCACAGGCACCTACAGTTTCTGAAGCCTCGCAGCATGTCGCCCGGCATGCTCCACTCTCTGTGGCGTTGGCTACTTCGCCGATGCCACAGCGCTTTCAGCCGCTGCGCTTTTTACCTTGGCAGCCAGCACGGCGGCCTGTATCGCTGCCAGGCTGTGCTTGGCCGCTGGTGATTCGAACACCGCACTTTCCGCCAGTGTGTAAAAGCGCTCGCCGTTGTGCAGCGTGAACTCCACGAACGCCAGGTGCTCAGACCACGAGCGATAGCGCCGTACCATGAACAGGCTGTGTTTCGAAGTCACAGAGCGCACGCTGCTCAGCGGAATCTGCCGGTGGCCACTTTCGCTGGAGACGATCAGCTCGTCGTTATGAATGGAGGCCGCCCCGGCCTTGTTCAACCGCCACCATTCCAGCGCAAACCGCCATCCCATCAGCAACAAACAACCGCTGACCAGCAGTAGTTCAGGCAGCCGCGTGGCTGGCGCCTTGAACAGCACCACGCCACCGATTACCAGAAGAATGGCCAGGGTGATGGAGCGGTAGAAGTACACGTTGTGAAAATCGGGGAAGGTCAGAAAGCGGATGTCCATAAGCGTCATTCTCTTCCAGAGGTCTGACTACAGGCCGTTTCGGGGCACGGGCGCTACGCGTTGAAAGGCTCAGCGCCGGCGCCCTGCAAATGGTAGCCGGCCATCACGGCAGGGTATGGCATCTGCCAGATGGGCTGCGTGATCCGTCACGCAAATCGGTATCTGCCTGGCTGCGCGATCAATGAATGGTCGGAGTGAGCTTTTCGGCAACCAGCTGACGAGCCTGATGGGTCAGCTGATCCAGGTGATAGTCGCGCTGTTTCTCGGCTTCGCTCATGGCCTTCTTGCCGTTTTGTTTGAGCAAGTAGGCGTGGATCTGCCGCACCTCGGTGGACTGAAACACCGGCGCCAGATCCTGCACCGCCACCAGGCCATCGGAGCGCTGGTCGCGGGTGTTCATCAGCACCTGCGGCCCTTGTGCGGCCAGCACCTGAAAGCCCATGGCCTCGAAGGTCGGCACCTTGCCGGCCACGCAGGCCAGCTCCATATGCGGATGGCGCTCGATGATGCGTTGCAACATGGCGCGGGCAACACCGCGCCGGCGATGGCTGGCCGCTACGGCCATATAGGCGAGGGTGCAGGCTTCGGCGTCGTCCTGGCTGGGCAGGTACAGCGCGAAACCCAGCACCACGGCAGGATCCTGATCATCCAGGGCCAGCAGCAATTGCGTGGGGCTGTGCGCCTCGCCGTCCATGGCCTGCAGGTACAGATGCACTTCGTAGCCGATCACGTATTGATACAGCTGATAGAGCGGGTTGCTGGGCGTCAGCGGCACCGGGCTGATGTCACTGAAATAGTCCACCACCATCTGCAGCACCTGGGCTTTGAGGGACTCGGGCGGCGTGGCATTGAGGTGGGTAAGGGTGAACATCGACAGGCAGGCTCTTTATAAAACGGCGGGCGGCATTGTAACGCGTGTGGCCGCTGACGTTGTGTAAGGGAGAGGGTACGAGCTGTTCATCTCATGGCGCGTACCTCGGGTAACATGGCGCCGCAACGAACACCAACCCAGAAGGGCCTTATGGCAGCCTCGAAACGAAAATATGCAGGCATCGAGCGCGAGCTGATTCGCACGCTGACAGATGCCTGCGAAACGGCAAAGAGCGAGATCGTCGGCTTCCAGTGGCTCACCCATGACGTGGACTACGAGCGCTTTCCGCAGAGCCTGAGCGTGACGTGGATGTTCGATACCGAGGCCAACAAGGCAAAGGCACTCGCCTGTGCGGACAAGGCGAGAATGCTGGCGCTGACCCTGGCTGCTTTCGAGGAGGTAGGTATCAGCGTGACACGCACCGCCGACCACGTGACGTTTTCGGTCGAGCAGCCGGCAAGGGGCAAACGTGGCCAAGGACATTGAAAATCCCTGCGTGTCGCTGTGCCAGCTCAACAGTGAAATGTGCGTGAGCTGCGGCCGCACCCGAGAAGAAATCCGTAAATGGCGCGGCATGAAACGCCCCGAGAAAATGGCCACCGTGCAGAAGGCGGCGACGCGGATGAAGGCGATTGCCAAGAAGAAAGGCAAATAAAGCGGGCGGAGAATGCTCGCTCCCACGCTCTGCGTGGGCACGTCGTTGGGGACGCTCCGCGTGCAGTGCGTAGGGTGGATGACGCTCTTTTCATCCACCATGGGTGTTGTCCGGGTTACTTACTCGCCGTAATCGCCACCATCCACTTCGGCACACCAGTCTTTGGGATAAACGCCCATTGCCACTGCTCTATGGAAGCTTGAATAGGGCCAATCCAACAGGTGTTCGACATGTCCATGTTTTATCGGATTGACGTGGATGTAGTCGAAGTGTCGCTGGTAATCCAGCTCATCACGAATCAAGTGCTCCCAGTAACGCCGTTGCCAGATACCGCGCTCGCCCCGACGTTTCTGGTTGGCTTTAAGTGTTTCGGTGATCGGCAAGCGCTTGGCGAAGGCGAATTTGATTACTTTCCAGCGCAAGGCGAAGTTGGCGTCTCCAGGCGGCAACGTCCATAGGCAATGCATATGCTCGGGCAGTACAACCCAGGCATCGATATGGAACGGATGTCGCGAGCGTGTGGCCCGCACGGTCTCACGCAGCAGGTCGATCTCTCGGATCAGTAGATCGCTGGTGCGGTCGCGTAGGTTGACGGTAAAGAAGTAAGTGGCGCCGGGAACACGGGCGCGGCGGTAATCGGGCATGGCGGCTCATCCTTGAGCAGTGTGTTGCCTGAACCATGGTGGACAAGCTTCGCGTTGTCCACCCTACGCCCCGATTTCCGCCTCGCGTAGGGTGGATGACGCTCTTTTCATCCACCATTGCGGGGTTTCCGGGCTACTTGCTGCCTTCTGATCCTAGCTAGGGATTAGCTGAAGTGTCGAGTTTGCTGGTTGTCGACGCAGAGCGTCGAGGGCTGCATTCCCACGCGAAGCGTGGGAACGATCAAATGACTCATCAGCTCCAACAGTTGCTGTCGGTTGATATGCCATCGATATTGGATGTTATCGAACAGAACCGTTGCCCCTGCCTGAGAAAACCAAGATTTCAATTTGCTTGGCATGGCGATTCCCGCTACCTGATCGCTAGGAGAATCATAGGCAAAGAGGGCGTTTTCACTGCCTCGCAGGCTTGCCAGTGATATCCAGTCAATAGCGGAAATACGATCACCTTCGGCGTTGCGACTGAGATTGGTGGGGTTGCGGCAACCGTGGCTAGGTTTTATGCGCAACTGCCCGATAGTTGTTTCTCCTGTTTCCCATAGCTCGGTAATTGACTGCTTATACAGATCCGGGCGATCCATTAGCAGTGCGTAGAAGAAGGCTACGGGGCCACATAGACTTGTCTCTTGCTAATTTGGATAGGCCGATACTGTACTAGTGGATGTGGGCTGTTGACCATGAGCCTCCGCCACTCTGGCCTGCAACTGATCGATTATCTTGCTCTTCTCGAATGGGTCAGACAGGGTGCCGATAGGGTTGGCTGGGTCATTAAAAACACGGCTTGAAACCTGTTTGTTCTTAAAGTTTTCTAAGATGGTTTTGGCGATACTCAGCGGATTTGCGGGGACAACTGACTGCGGAAGATTTAGAGAGGGTACGGTCAGGTTACTCACTCATGAGTGATACCGGAATTACAGCGCTGACCACCTTCATCATTGATGTGAGGGAGCCTAGAGCCGTTGGAGAGTCGAATGTAGCCGGAACTACTGTGTCGCCTATGAGAATAGAGCCCGATCCAGCAACGATAACGCCGCCATGATTGCTAGTGCTTCCCACGGTTGCAGCAGACATTCCGTTAATGAATACCGTACTGGAAACCGCTCCGGCGATTGAACCGCCACATGCAGTGGTATCTCCCATCCTGGCAGCAGGTAAGCCATCGAAAAGTACGTTAGGTGAGCCTGTTGTAACAGGGATGGTGCCATGGCCCTGAATAGGGCAAGACGTAGGATCTGATTGGCGAGCTGCCGGTTTCCCGCTCATGATTGAATCTCCATATATAGCTGCTCCTGATCTTACCTTCTAATCTATGCGCAATGTCTTGCGCACATGAGCTTGATTCGGCCGCAATGCGCACTTAATCACAGTTGTTAATCGTGCCCGCGCTCTGCGTGGGAACGTCGTTGGAGACGCTCTGCGTTCAGTGTGTAGGGTGGATGACGCTTTTTCATCCACCTTTATTAGTGGTGTGCGGGCTGCTTGCTAGCCAGGCCGATAGGGCATCCAGACATCGCCGTGCCAATGCAGCAGCGATAATCCCCGTCGGTTTTCGCGTCGTGGGCGGCGCTCATCGTCATGCTGGCCATCGCGCAGGGTCGGCACCAAATCGGCGGTGATCCAGCGGCGGATGCAGCGGTTCTCCGGATGGTAATAGTGGATCAGTGCAGCATAGACGCCGGATTCGCTGACCAGCCGAGCAGCCTCCGGTTGGCCATGGGCGTTGAGCACCACCACATCAAGCAACTGGTCCGCGTCGAGCGTGCGCGTGGCGCGCTCCTCCAGATGAGGCTGGCCGATCAGCCGGCCAAGATCGCGAGCGCAGAACCAGCACTGCTGCTCGATCAGCAGCGCACGCAGTTGTCGGCGATGGCGGGTGAAGGTCTGGGGAATCAGGATTTCGCCGGTAGTCTCCGGTCGGGTGTTGGAGCTTGGAGTGTGGGTAGGCATATCCATTACCTCTGTGTGATTGATCAGCTTTCTTAGGGCTGGGTGCCGGGAGTTAAGAAACCCCACACAGAGGGCCGGACGTATTCCCCTTTCGGGTCTTGTATTAGCCCACTCCCGACATATCAGAGGTGTTTTTCTTGTGCGCACGGGCAGGCCGTAGGCACAAAAAAGCCGCGAATGTCGGATGCGGGCGGGCCGCTGTGTGAAAAGCGTTTCTTAGGCGCCGCTTAGTAGGGTAGGGATGTGGACGGAACCGGTCAAGGACAACGGCTCGTGCGGGCGCCGCGTAGGGGATGGATTTTTTATCCACCATTGCAGAGTGCGCCCGGGCTTCCCGCTGGATTTGGTCGTCCTGAACGGTGGACAAGCTTCGCGTTGTCCACCCTACGCCACGATTCCCGCCTCGCGTAGGGTGGATGACGCTCTTTTCATCCACCATTGTGGGGTGTCCGGGCTACTTGCTTTTGATTTACCTGCATCGTTCAGACTAGGCGACTCGGTCTCCGAATCCCGTCAGTGGGCCGAGTGGAGGTGCTGTGGAGAGGGTCGTTTGGCATGGATGCCCCTTAGCGACGATCCTCGGAACAGCACCGGAGCGAGGGGAGTTGAGCATAGCGAAACCCGGATGCCGGGCGCGCTTTCTCTTTGGTTACTTTCTCTTTTGCGCGAGCAAAGAGAAAGTGACTCGCCGTAAGGACGAAAACGGTAGAAGAGGGCGACGGAGAAAATAAATATGTCCCCTTTTTCCGGTGTCCGGGGTTAGTAGACCACTACATTCTGCGTTGCCTATAGCTTGCAAATCGGCAGCTTGGACGCTGGAGTGTCCGGGGATACATTCCCACGAAGAGCGTGGGACGATCAAATCGACCAGAAATGACGGCCTATTTCAGATCATCCCTAGGTGGGCTTGTAGTATGAGATTTCTTTAACTTCAGCGGCATTGTCTGCCGATAACTGATTATAAATAGCCATTTCAGTTATGTACCCTGCACGCTTGGCAGTAGCGATAGTGGAGGCCAGCTCGAAAAATGCAATCGTTTCTTCTCCTTTTTGGGTTATTTTCTCTACAAAAATAGCATCGCTACCGCCGCGTGTAACAAAGGCGATCTCTTTTGAGGGTATATCGAAATAAGGGTGGATTAGATGAAATTCACAATCGCTGTAGTTTTTATTGTAGTGCTTTATCATCGGTTTGGTGCCTTTTAACATTCGGTTGCAGTAGCCACAAGCTGCAAAAAGGTTCTCGGTGATGAACATGAACTCTGGCCAGCCACCTTTTTGATCCTTGTGCGCGAAATGCTCTCGGTCTACGAGCTGTCGCATCAACCCTGTACCACAGTATACACATCTACTGCTCTGAATTTTTAGTAGCTGCTCAATGAGGCTGGCTTTATAGGCTTTCATTTGATTGGTCTGCAAGTCCCATTGCCTAGCCTTATGTGGCTTCAATCCATTAAGGTAGTCAACCGTCGACTTTTCGAATACTGGCAATTCTGTGATGTTTAAATACCATTCACTGATTGGCATCGACCAGCTCCGCAATGTTCTTGATGACCCTATGAAGGGGGTCTGATTCGTTAAATACTAAGCGTTCAAACTTTTTCTTTAATTGTATCAGTCGGTTGTGGTCTTTAGGCTCGCTTGAAATTAATCTCAATGCTTCGGCAAGGTCGCTTTCGAATGCTAGGTTTCCCACGGATCTTACATCAAAAACATCATACAGAATGTGGTCGGCACTCCAAGCGTATGTTGAGTACTCAATGTTTTTGACGCATAGCTGTTCGTCTTTGCTTTCGAATACGTGAAGTGAACTGGTTTCCTGTTCAAGATCTGATATGATGAAGTGTGAGTGCGTGGCGATGATTACATGACTGCCAGGAAATGAGCCTAGTGCGCGTTTCAGCAGTGCTACATACTTTATTTGCCAACTCGGGTGCAGGCTAAGTTCTGGCTCATCAATAAAAATTAGGCAGTTGGGTTTTGCATGTCGGATAAGGCTGGAAAATGTGTAGAGCAGTTGGGCTTCCCCGGAGCTGGAGTGGCCGAATCCGAAAGATCTTTTTGTATGAAGCTTCTGTATGTTCAGGTCGACATCTGAAATCATCCCAATGCGGCGAAATACGTTAATTCCGAAGTAAAGTTCGCTGTGGTCGGCTAGGGTGTCATTGAGGTCTATTGTGATGCTATTTTTACGACCGGAAAACATCTTGTTGGTTAAGCCACTACATGCTCGGGCAGCATCTTCATAGCTGAAGTTGCGAAACATTTGAACTTGTAGTCTGGAACTTTTGCTTGAGTAGCTATGGACTGCCAAAACCAAGAGGCCAGGATCCGCCACTAGCTCGTGAAATTCTTTAAGGTTGTTTACATTAAAGGTCACTTCAATTGTGGGCGAAATGCCTAAGTATTTAAATAGTTCCGCAAGCGAGTGGTGGTGGTGTCGCAGTGGGATGTTGAGGAGGTTCTCGATTGTGCGACGTGAAAGCGTTGCAGTCCAAGACGCGTTGGACGTTTCGCGTACACCACAGTATCGATAAAAGTCGTCCTCGTCCGAGTCAGCAAAGGGAAATTTATCATTGACGGTGGAGCTGATGGCCAAGACTCGCGACGGTAACGGTAGATCAAATGCAGAGGCTTCCTCCCCATCGATGGTGAAACCTACGCCGAAGTCACCAGCGATGCACTCGACTAAATCACCGTTGATGTAGTATTTGAACTGCAGTTGGTCAGTAATGGCCCCTTTTTTCTTAACGGTACTGAATTTTCCGTGTTGGCTCCTCGCCTCAGAGAGCAAGCGGAATGATTCAATCAACGACACGATAAAGCGAGTTTTTCCTGTAGCGTTCCCGCCGACAATCACGCTCTTGAAAGGTGTTGTGCCTCCTGTCGAAGGTGCAAAAAACTCTTGATTCATGGGTTTAAGGACATGTATCAATCTAAACAAAATACAACTCCCTCAGCGCAGCGAAATTTCCTACGGACATTATTGGATGTTAGTGTTGAACTAAATAGTACTGGCCGTGAATGGTGCGCTGTGCGCAACACAAGTGACACGCTGTAAGGGGAAGCCAGTGGGAAAGTGCTATGGAGAAAATAAATCAGTCACCTTTTTCCTCTGGTGGGTAAGCTTCGCGTTACCCATCCCCCTTGCTGTAATAGATGATTGCCCCGCGATCCGCGTGGGATCAACCGAAAGGCGGTCAATAACTAATTCTTTTCTTACACCAGTCTATACAGTATCGCTCTATACCCCAGCTGCTTGTTGATTGTATTGATGTGATAGTTGGCGTTTTAGGAAGTGAATTTATTGTTTCTTCTATCCTATTGGCTAGGGGCGGCGCTACTTTCTTCCAGCTTTGATGGGCATATAGAAGAAAATATAAGTGGTCGTCATTGCCAGAATTTTTCAAAGCGTCCGCTATCCAGCTAAATGCATATCCTCTATTAAGTTCTTCGTCAGCGCCATTATCTTTTAACATTAGTTCTGCTGATTTAGCGTAACAGTTTAAAGCGTCTTCAGTCTTTTCTAGGTACTGAAGGCATCTACCTACGTTGCCATATAAGGTATATGGGATCTCAACGTTGAACTTATTTGGAGATACGATTTCATCGAGCTCATATCCTGATAGGAAAAAGCTTAAAGATAAATCAAGGTTTTTTGGTGTTTTTGAATCCCTATAGGCAAGGTGCAGTCGATGTTTTGCGGACCAAATGTCGTTATCACCGCTGCTTAATACTAAGTGCTGTGCTTCTTCTCCATATTTTATTGAGTCGCTAATCTTTTCGTTATACCAATGCAAGTGTGTGTAGAGAGAAAGGTATAGTATATATTCGCTGTTCTTCCCCGCAATAGTTGATTTGTATTTTTCTAAATACTCGGTTGCCGAGTTGTAATCGCCATAATCAATAATTGATGTGATGGATTCATTTGTGAATCTAGGAAGATTTTTGATTTGGCTTGTGCTTCTTTTGTGCCATTGTAAGCCTCCTAGTAGCAAGCACGATAGTCGTACGAATTCCTCTATGTACCCTGATCTAATAATTGAATCGTGTATTTCGAGTAATAGGGCTATTGCGTCGTTATATTCTTTATTGTTTATTTGTAGCTCAATTTTATTTGACCATGACTTGAACTCACTAAGGCTCAAAATTTGATTGAGTCTCGGTTTTAGCAGAACGATGACCCGATCATAGTAGCTAATAAATAAAGAAATATACTTCTTTTGTTCGTGCGACGGGAAGTTTGTTTTGATAAATTCTTTTACGAGTGGGTGTAGCTCTAGGTAAGATTCTTCGCCTTTTACTACGATTAGGTGGAGGTCTTTCAGTGTTCTCAATGATTTGGAAAATTGGTTGTAATTTAGTTCGCTACCTACAATTTTTGATATCTCCTCTTCTGTTTCGGAAGTTACCGCTTCAGCTAGTGTTCGTAGTAGTATCTTTTGTTTGCCATTAAGGCTATCCCAAATTTCTCTAAGTATTCGCTCTGATAAAAAAGAGCTTTCAGATGGTGCGGTAATCTGTTTTTTTTCAATCTTGGCTAAGAACTCCTCAACTTCGCGAAGCCCCCTCTTAGCTTGGGCTAGCATTAAAGATATCCAGAGTGCATGGCCGTCAGTGAATTTATGTGCTCTTTCTGCAATCTCCTCTACACGCGCTCCATTTATTGGTAGTTTGGAAGAGGTAAATAGCTTCAAAACATCTTCTTTTGATAAGCCAGACAGCCTTAGTTGTAGGAAGTCAACGCCCGCATAATGAATGAAAGGCCGGCAAGTAAATATGAATTTTGAGTTGTGTCGGTTCTTTAGTGCAAGTTCTACAAGTTT encodes:
- a CDS encoding GNAT family N-acetyltransferase, with amino-acid sequence MFTLTHLNATPPESLKAQVLQMVVDYFSDISPVPLTPSNPLYQLYQYVIGYEVHLYLQAMDGEAHSPTQLLLALDDQDPAVVLGFALYLPSQDDAEACTLAYMAVAASHRRRGVARAMLQRIIERHPHMELACVAGKVPTFEAMGFQVLAAQGPQVLMNTRDQRSDGLVAVQDLAPVFQSTEVRQIHAYLLKQNGKKAMSEAEKQRDYHLDQLTHQARQLVAEKLTPTIH
- a CDS encoding DUF1289 domain-containing protein, which produces MAKDIENPCVSLCQLNSEMCVSCGRTREEIRKWRGMKRPEKMATVQKAATRMKAIAKKKGK
- a CDS encoding REP-associated tyrosine transposase, with protein sequence MPDYRRARVPGATYFFTVNLRDRTSDLLIREIDLLRETVRATRSRHPFHIDAWVVLPEHMHCLWTLPPGDANFALRWKVIKFAFAKRLPITETLKANQKRRGERGIWQRRYWEHLIRDELDYQRHFDYIHVNPIKHGHVEHLLDWPYSSFHRAVAMGVYPKDWCAEVDGGDYGE
- a CDS encoding PAAR domain-containing protein, which translates into the protein MSGKPAARQSDPTSCPIQGHGTIPVTTGSPNVLFDGLPAARMGDTTACGGSIAGAVSSTVFINGMSAATVGSTSNHGGVIVAGSGSILIGDTVVPATFDSPTALGSLTSMMKVVSAVIPVSLMSE
- a CDS encoding BRO-N domain-containing protein; its protein translation is MPTHTPSSNTRPETTGEILIPQTFTRHRRQLRALLIEQQCWFCARDLGRLIGQPHLEERATRTLDADQLLDVVVLNAHGQPEAARLVSESGVYAALIHYYHPENRCIRRWITADLVPTLRDGQHDDERRPRRENRRGLSLLHWHGDVWMPYRPG
- a CDS encoding HNH endonuclease, whose protein sequence is MPISEWYLNITELPVFEKSTVDYLNGLKPHKARQWDLQTNQMKAYKASLIEQLLKIQSSRCVYCGTGLMRQLVDREHFAHKDQKGGWPEFMFITENLFAACGYCNRMLKGTKPMIKHYNKNYSDCEFHLIHPYFDIPSKEIAFVTRGGSDAIFVEKITQKGEETIAFFELASTIATAKRAGYITEMAIYNQLSADNAAEVKEISYYKPT
- a CDS encoding AAA family ATPase translates to MNQEFFAPSTGGTTPFKSVIVGGNATGKTRFIVSLIESFRLLSEARSQHGKFSTVKKKGAITDQLQFKYYINGDLVECIAGDFGVGFTIDGEEASAFDLPLPSRVLAISSTVNDKFPFADSDEDDFYRYCGVRETSNASWTATLSRRTIENLLNIPLRHHHHSLAELFKYLGISPTIEVTFNVNNLKEFHELVADPGLLVLAVHSYSSKSSRLQVQMFRNFSYEDAARACSGLTNKMFSGRKNSITIDLNDTLADHSELYFGINVFRRIGMISDVDLNIQKLHTKRSFGFGHSSSGEAQLLYTFSSLIRHAKPNCLIFIDEPELSLHPSWQIKYVALLKRALGSFPGSHVIIATHSHFIISDLEQETSSLHVFESKDEQLCVKNIEYSTYAWSADHILYDVFDVRSVGNLAFESDLAEALRLISSEPKDHNRLIQLKKKFERLVFNESDPLHRVIKNIAELVDANQ